TGCAAAAGGCCAAGCCGGCTTCGAGCAAGGGTGTGTACCTGAAGAAGGTTGCCGTCTCGAGCACGATGGGTGTTGGCGTTCGCGTCGACGCTGGCTCGCTGGCGCAGTAAGCAATTTTGGGCCTGTTCCGGCGCTAGCGCCGGGGCAGGGTAGTCCAAGACCGTAGGCGCGTTTCGACGCTTAATCGCCGGTTCGCCGGTAGCCTACGCAGACGGTGTACCCAATCTGGATTTGGCCCGTGGCGTTCGCCGCGGGTTTCCTGAAGGAAAGGTCGCCGTTGGGAGGTGTGGCTCTGCCATGCCAAACATCTCGTAATGGAGGTAGACCTTGAGTCTCAATCTCGAAGACAAAAAGGCCGTCGTAGCTGAGATCTCGGCAGTAGTTGCCAGCGCTCAGACCATCGTCGTTGCCGAGTATCGGGGTGTCGGGGTTGCCAGCATGACTCTGTTGCGCAAGCAAGCGCGCGAGTCCGGCGTATACCTGCGTGTTCTGAAGAACACGCTGGCACGCCGTGCGGTCGAAGGTACGCCGTTCGCCGGCCTGGCCGACCATATGGTCGGTCCGCTGGTTTACGGTATTTCCGAAGACCCGGTTGCTGCAGCCAAGGTGCTGAACACGTTTGCCAAGAAGGACGAGAAGATCGTCATCAAGGCGGGTTCGTATGAAGGTCAGGTGATGGACCAGGCCGGCGTTGCCGCGCTGGCGTCGATCCCGAGCCGCGAAGAGCTGCTGTCGAAGCTGCTCTACGTCATGCAAGCCCCGGTGGCTGGCTTCGCCCGTGGCCTTGCCGCGCTGGCAGAGAAGAAGCAAGCCGGCGAACCGGCTGCGGCCGAAGCTGTTCCGGCCGAAGCGTAACCGCTTCCCGATTCCTTACCCTTTCGAAAAGATTTTCAGGAGTATTTACAAATGGCTCTGTCCAAAGACGATATCCTCGAAGCCGTTGCTGGCTTGACCGTGATGGAACTGAACGACCTGGTGAAGGCGTTCGAAGAGAAGTTCGGCGTTTCGGCTGCTGCCGTTGCCGTTGCTGGCCCGGCTGCTGGTGCTGGCGCTGCTGCTGCAGAAGAGAAGACCGAGTTCGACGTGATCCTGACCGGCGCTGGCGCCAACAAGGTCGGCGTGATCAAGGTCGTTCGCGAAGTGACCGGCCTGGGTCTGAAGGAAGCCAAGGACCTGGTCGACGGCGCGCCGAAGCCGCTGAAGGAAGGCATTGCCAAGGCTGACGCTGAAGCCATGGTCAAGAAGCTGGTCGAAGCAGGTGCTACTGCCGAGATGAAGTAATCGCTTTCGCGATTGCTCGAAATAGGCAGGCGGAGGAATCCGCCTGCCATTTTGCGTTTGTTTGACTGCCGTTCTGTAAGCTAGACCTGAAGGATGTTCCTGACGGTTTCGCTCCACAGATGACAAACCGGAAAAATGTTCCCGGAGCGCTTTGCGGTTTGTCTTTTGCGCCCCAATCCATGGAGAGCTTTTGAGTATGAATTACTCGTTCACAGAGAAGAAACGCATTCGTAAGAGTTTTGCGAAGCGGGCGAGCGTTCTTGACGTTCCTTTTCTCCTTGCGACCCAGATCAACTCGTACACCGAGTTCCTGCAGCTGGGCGTGCCGGTCGCGGAGCGGAATACCAACGGCCTGCAGGCTGCGTTCAGCTCGATTTTCCCGATCGAGTCGCACAACGGCAATGCACGCCTCGAGTTCGTCCACTACGTGCTCGGCGATCCGCCCTTCGACGTGATCGAGTGTCAGCAGCGCGGCATCACCTTTGCCGCGCCGCTGCGCGCGCGCGTGCGCCTGGTGATCATGGACCGTGAAGCGGCCAAGCCGACGGTGAAGGAAGTCAAGGAACAGGACGTCTACTTCGGCGAAATTCCGCTGATGACCCGCAACGGCTCGTTCGTGATCAACGGCACCGAACGCGTGATCGTCTCGCAGCTGCACCGCTCGCCGGGCGTGTTCTTCGAGCACGACAAGGGCAAGACCCACAGCTCGGGCAAGCTGCTGTTCTCGGCCCGGATCATTCCGTACCGCGGTTCGTGGCTCGACTTCGAGTTCGACCCGAAGGACCTGCTGTTCTTCCGGATCGACCGTCGCCGCAAGATGCCGGTCTCGGTGCTGCTGAAGGCACTGGGCTTCACGCCGGAGGAAATCCTCGAGCGCTTCTACGACACCGATACCTTCACCATCGGTGAGGACGGCCTGCAGATGTCGCTGGTGCCGGAGCGCCTGAAGGGCGAAGTCGCCAAGTTCGACATCGTCGCCAGCGACGGCAAGGTGCTGGCGCAGAAAGACAAGCGCATCACCGCCAAGACCATCCGCGACATCCAGGCTGCGGGCATTACCGCGCTGCCGGTGCCGGCCGATTTCCTCTACGGCCGTCTGCTCGCGCACGCCGTCGTCCATCCGGAAACCGGTGAAGTGCTGGCGCGTGCCAACGAAGAGATCACCGAAGACCTCGCGGCCAAGCTCGACATCGCCGGCGTGACCGAGATGAAGGTGCTTTACGTCAACGATCTGGATCAGGGCGCGTTCATCTCGCAAAGCCTGCGTTCGGACGACGTTGCCGACGAGTACGCCGCACGCGTCGCGATCTACCGCATGATGCGTCCGGGCGAGCCGCCGACCGAAGATTCGGTCCAGGCACTGTTCAACGGCCTGTTCTTCTCCGAAGACCGCTACGACCTGTCGGCCGTCGGCCGGATGAAGTTCAACAGCCGCGCCTACCTTGCGCCGCGCGACGAGAAGACGCCGGGCTGGATGCACCAGTTCTACGCGCGCGTCGGCGAGATGGGCCTCGAAGGCCCGGGCGTGCTGTCGGTCGACGACATCCTCGCCGTCATCAGCATCCTGGTCGAGCTGCGCAACGGCCGCGGCGATGTCGACGACATCGATCACCTCGGCAACCGTCGCGTCCGTTCGGTCGGCGAACTGGCCGAGAACCAGTTCCGTGCCGGTCTGGTGCGCGTCGAGCGCGCGGTCAAGGAACGTCTGTCGCAAGCCGAATCCGACAACCTGATGCCGCACGACCTGATCAATGCCAAGCCGGTGTCGGCCGCGATCAAGGAATTCTTCGGTTCGTCGCAGCTGTCGCAGTTCATGGACCAGACCAACCCGCTGTCGGAAATCACCCACAAGCGCCGCGTGTCGGCCCTTGGCCCGGGCGGTCTGACGCGCGAGCGCGCCGGCTTCGAAGTCCGCGACGTGCACCCGACCCACTACGGCCGCGTCTGCCCGATCGAAACGCCGGAAGGCC
This window of the Jeongeupia sp. USM3 genome carries:
- the rplJ gene encoding 50S ribosomal protein L10 — encoded protein: MSLNLEDKKAVVAEISAVVASAQTIVVAEYRGVGVASMTLLRKQARESGVYLRVLKNTLARRAVEGTPFAGLADHMVGPLVYGISEDPVAAAKVLNTFAKKDEKIVIKAGSYEGQVMDQAGVAALASIPSREELLSKLLYVMQAPVAGFARGLAALAEKKQAGEPAAAEAVPAEA
- the rplL gene encoding 50S ribosomal protein L7/L12, with protein sequence MALSKDDILEAVAGLTVMELNDLVKAFEEKFGVSAAAVAVAGPAAGAGAAAAEEKTEFDVILTGAGANKVGVIKVVREVTGLGLKEAKDLVDGAPKPLKEGIAKADAEAMVKKLVEAGATAEMK